The Falco cherrug isolate bFalChe1 chromosome 6, bFalChe1.pri, whole genome shotgun sequence genome window below encodes:
- the MCM3 gene encoding DNA replication licensing factor MCM3 has translation MAAPAGGLEDAELREAQRDYLDFLDDEEDQGIYHGKVRDMISDNQYRLLVNINDLRRKNEKRASRLLSNAFEELIAFQRALKDFVASVDATYAKQYEDFYIGLEGSFGSKHVSPRTLTACFLSCVVCVEGIVTKCSLVRPKIVRSVHYCPATKKTIERRYTDLTSLDAFPSSSVYPTKDEENNPLETEFGLSVYKDHQTITIQEMPEKAPAGQLPRSVDVILDDDLVDKVKPGDRIQVVGTYRCLPGKKGGYTSGTFRTILIACHVKQMSKDVRPLYSAADVAKIKRFSKSRSKDIFDQLARSLAPSIHGHEYIKKALLCMLLGGVEKVLENGSRIRGDINILLIGDPSVAKSQLLRYVLSTAPRAIATTGRGSSGVGLTAAVTTDQETGERRLEAGAMVLADRGVVCIDEFDKMSDIDRTAIHEVMEQGRVTIAKAGIHARLNSRCSVLAAANPVYGRYDQYKTPMENIGLQDSLLSRFDLLFIVLDQMDPEQDREISDHVLRMHRYRNPSEQDGDAMPLGSTVEILATEDPDFMQEEEQELQVYEKHDDLLHGPSRRKEKIVSMEFMRKYIHVAKMIKPVLTQESASYIAEEYSRLRSQSQMNSDIARTSPITARTLETLIRLSTAHAKARMSKTIDLQDAETALELVQFAYFKKVLEKEKKRRKQVEDDSETEEEDEESQPKEECRVSRRKKARTGDKGGSYDPYDFSDTEELMPEVQAHAPKTPEASAAGEVKKPELAEPRLKAFKAALLEVFKASHAQSVGLKNVMESINRDNPEPFSLAEVKVALAHMQEDNQIMVSDDIIFLI, from the exons ATGGCGGCGCCGGCGGGCGGGCTGGAGGACGCGGAGCTGCGGGAGGCGCAGCGCGACTACCTCGACTTCCTGGACGATGAG GAAGACCAAGGGATTTATCACGGCAAAGTCCGGGACATGATCAGCGACAACCAGTACCGCCTGCTCGTCAACATCAACGACCTGCGGCGGAAGAATGAGAAGAGGGCCAGCCG GCTCTTGAGCAACGCCTTTGAGGAGCTGATTGCCTTCCAGCGTGCCCTGAAGGATTTCGTTGCCTCTGTTGATGCCACCTATGCCAAGCAGTATGAGGACTTCTACATCGGGCTGGAGGGCAGCTTTGGCTCGAAGCACGTGTCGCCACGGACACTGACGGCCTGTTTCCTCAGCTGTGTTGTCTGTGTGGAGGGCATCGTGACAAAGT GCTCTCTGGTTCGTCCGAAGATTGTCCGGAGTGTCCATTATTgcccagctactaagaagacTATTGAGCGCCGATACACAGACCTGACCTCCCTGGATGCTTTCCCATCCAGCTCTGTCTACCCTACAAAG GATGAAGAGAATAACCCTCTGGAGACAGAGTTTGGCCTCTCAGTCTACAAGGACCATCAGACCATCACCATTCAGGAGATGCCTGAGAAGGCACCAGCGGGGCAGCTGCCACGCTCAGTGGATGTTATTTTGGATGATGACCTGGTGGACAAGGTGAAACCTGGGGACCGCATCCAGGTGGTGGGGACGTACCGCTGCCTGCCAGGAAAGAAAGGTGGTTATACTTCAGGGACTTTCAG GACTATCCTCATTGCCTGCCATGTGAAGCAGATGAGCAAAGACGTCCGGCCGCTCTACTCTGCTGCTGATGTGGCCAAGATCAAGAGGTTCAGCAAGAGTCGCTCCAAG GATATCTTTGACCAGCTGGCAAGATCCCTGGCTCCCAGCATCCATGGGCATGAGTACATCAAGAAGGCCCTCCTCTGCATGCTGCTTGGAGGGGTCGAGAAGGTCCTGGAGAACGGGAGCCGCATCCGAGGAGACATCAATATCTTGCTGATAG GAGACCCTTCCGTTGCCAAGTCTCAGCTGTTGCGGTATGTGCTCAGCACTGCGCCCCGTGCCATTGCCACCACTGGCAGAGGCTCCTCCGGTGTTGGCCTGACGGCTGCTGTCACCACAGACCAAGAAACTG GTGAACGGCGTCTGGAAGCAGGAGCCATGGTGTTGGCTGACCGGGGAGTGGTGTGCATCGACGAGTTTGACAAGATGTCAGACATCGACCGCACAGCCATCCATGAGGTGATGGAGCAGGGCCGTGTCACCATTGCCAAGGCCGGCATCCATGCCCGCCTCAACTCCCGCTGCAGTGTCCTGGCAGCGGCCAACCCCGTTTATGGCCGG TATGACCAGTACAAGACACCCATGGAGAACATTGGCCTGCAGGACTCCTTGCTTTCCCGCTTTGACCTGCTCTTCATTGTGCTGGACCAGATGGACCCTGAGCAGGACAGGGAGATCTCGGACCATGTCCTGCGGATGCACCGCTACCGCAACCCCAGTGAGCAGGATGGGGATG cTATGCCCCTGGGCAGCACTGTGGAGATCCTGGCTACGGAGGACCCCGACTTCatgcaggaggaggagcaggagcttcAAGTGTATGAGAAACATGATGACCTCCTGCACGGGCCCAGCCGCCGCAA AGAGAAGATCGTCAGCATGGAGTTCATGAGGAAGTACATCCACGTGGCGAAGATGATTAAACCTGTCTTGACCCAGGAGTCAGCGAGCTACATAGCTGAGGAGTACTCCCGCCTGCGCAGCCAGAGCCAGATGAACTCGGACATTGCCAGG ACCTCCCCCATCACGGCCCGTACCCTGGAGACGCTGATCCGCCTCTCCACAGCCCACGCCAAGGCCAGGATGAGCAAGACCATTGATCTACAGGATGCTGAGACAGCTTTGGAGCTGGTGCAGTTTGCCTACTTCAAAAAG GTactggagaaggagaagaagcgcagaaagcaggtggagGATGACTCGGAGAccgaggaggaggatgaggagtCACAGCCCAAGGAGGAGTGCCGGGTGAGCAG GAGAAAGAAGGCACGCACAGGAGACAAGGGAGGCTCCTATGACCCATACGACTTCAGTGACACCGAGGAGTTGATGCCGGAGG TTCAGGCACATGCTCCAAAGACGCCCGAAGCCTCAGCTGCTGGTGAAGTGAAGAAGCCGGAGTTGGCTGAGCCAAG GTTGAAAGCATTCAAAGCTGCTCTCCTGGAGGTCTTCAAAGCTTCCCATGCCCAGTCTGTGGGTCTGAAGAATGTGATGGAGTCCATCAACCGTGATAACCCTGAGCCCTTCTCGCTGGCTGAAGTGAAGGTGGCATTGGCCCACATGCAGGAAGACAACCAGATCATGGTGTCTGATGACATTATCTTCTTAATCTGA